In Nostoc sphaeroides, the genomic window GGCTGACGTTAGTTTTACCAGCAAGCGATCGCGTACCAAAAGTTATGAACCCTACTGATCCAACGACAATTGGGATTCGAGTCCCAAACAGTGCGATCGCTCAAACTATTTTGGCGCAAACAGGCCCCCTTGCTACTACTAGCGCCAATTTTTCTGGTCAGCCGCCTTTGCAAACGATGGCAGAAATTGAAGTTCAGTTTCCCAAGGTTCTGACTCTAGAATACCAGGGTGAAATACCAGGGGTGGGTGTACCTTCCACCGTTGCTAAATGGACAGGAATAAATTGGCAGATTTTGCGGCAAGGTGCAATAAAGTTAGATATTTCCAGCGATAACTAAATATAGGTCGCTATAATATTGTCTTGCTGGTTTTAACAACAGAGAAATTTGGAACTTTAGTTTGCGCTGTTGTGATCAATTAACAAGTTAATAATTGCCAGATTATGAATTGGAGCAACTGGATATATCTAGGAGCAGGAATAGCACTAGGTATGAGTTTCCGTCAGTTATTTGGGCGATGGCTACGCCCAAAGCAGGCATCGCCTAATGTTTCATCTAGCTCATCTCCAGTAGCGCCATTAGATCAACAGGAGATGCCATCAATATCGCAACAGCTACAGCAAACGCAGCTAGCATACCTTATGGCAAGGGAAATGAGCCAGTTTAAAGGTGGTTTTTTGGCGCGGACTACCCATGAATTGCGATCGCCTCTCAATGGCTTGATTGGCTTGCATCAATTAATTTTGTCAGATTTATGCGAAGATCCGGCTGAAGAACGAGAATTTATTGGCCAAGCTCACGAACGAACGCTGAAGCTACTCAAGCTGATAGATGAAATTCTCAGCGTTGCCAGAACTGAACACGGTACTAATAAATTAGATATT contains:
- a CDS encoding L-threonylcarbamoyladenylate synthase → MTQVSLTNIIAGARAGLLVSFPTDTVPALAAIPEKAALIFAAKQRSQDKPLILMAANAEDLWTYVKGDENEYKVWQELADKYWPGGLTLVLPASDRVPKVMNPTDPTTIGIRVPNSAIAQTILAQTGPLATTSANFSGQPPLQTMAEIEVQFPKVLTLEYQGEIPGVGVPSTVAKWTGINWQILRQGAIKLDISSDN